The Pirellulimonas nuda genome includes a region encoding these proteins:
- a CDS encoding CotH kinase family protein codes for MRQSKRLLFEVLESRQLLAADLIITEFVASNQDSLLDGSGASSDWIEIFNNGDQSIDLAGHALTDDPDELDKWEFPSRLLGAGEYLVVFASGNATPDPAGNLHTNFSLAAGGEYLALSDPSGTVLSEFGSSAENYPALGSDEAYGLAFDSIVSAVVTPTSGVRYLIPTNNAVDAHWTGNAFNDSAWQSGTASLGFEDTPADFQDLILTPVPQGTASLYVRIPFTVTDPNTLLDTLQMKYDDGFIAYLNGTRITSANAPALSGYNSVATAQHPDGLAVDFVDFDVSAYSGALVVGSNTLAIHLLNRNSSSSDLLMAPRLTTTTGGLLLPPVEGRLLAPTPARPNTNVLAGAVEFSRVGGAFAGSFQLTMSSAGPNETIRYTTDGTLPTAASPAYSGAITVSATTQFHARAYGPVGQLGPVTVETYSHTEASTFSFTSDLPIVVIENLGQGVPGEEFEDAALALYDIDEETGRSALSHPADVTTLIGQHRRGSSTLNNPKPNLRIELRDAFGEDQSMSLLGMPDESDWILSGPYRFDRAMIRDTLLHDLSNQMGRYAVRTRFVEVYANTNGGSLDGGDYLGVYVLMENIKRDGDRVDIDALEPGHNSEPEITGGYIIKIDRADGESGSSWSTSRGVPNRGGARFVHVEPERADMTDEQVSYIRGYVQDLEDALYGPNSTDPILGYEAYLDVEASIDHHILRVFSLEPDALGLSTFLTKDRDGKLSFGPLWDSDRSMGSDGDLRSSNPEAWFSGVDFFEFDWWGELFKDPDFLQGWVDRWQELRQTTLSDANLLATINAQASQLAEAQARNFARWPEVAPNGGEFAQPGLTGWEAEVSHLAGWVLARASWIDGQLIAAPTLAPNPGNVSAGVQVVLASNQPGADIYYTLDGTDPRSEGGGISPTAMLFTAPIAINATTQVTARAMGTPAESVGQTPGVSPWSRAVAGLYAVEVPASSANLRITELHYHPADPSPSELNAVPGTDEDDFEFVELLNVSDDAISLNQVRLGEAVDFDFSTGLITSLAPGETALVVKNIAAFEARYGTGFPIAGEYSGKFADSGERVTLADSTGLLIHDFTYSDAAPWPAAADGDGPSLEVIDALGSLSQPTNWRISAADGGTPGVAQALGLVGDYDRNGFVEEADYGIWRSTFGSTVDLRADGNGDQVVDAADYTVWRDNLGQPAVASLAVATAALDGSVSPVGVKAEAVAALAAPFEDGQALKSDAWVQAAYSQLVASQVAPTAKLPRGRHEASSDLAQPQTSPAVHPWSRDTAFLRHELQSGDRRAVRDASTGRPHGLGGAGSKASRAVDEVFAEWTAFRRGHNVQGSALSDSR; via the coding sequence CAATCTGCATACCAACTTTTCCCTCGCGGCCGGGGGTGAGTACTTGGCGCTGTCTGATCCCAGCGGGACGGTGCTGTCGGAGTTTGGCTCCAGCGCCGAGAACTACCCAGCCCTCGGCAGCGACGAAGCCTATGGCCTCGCGTTTGATTCCATCGTGAGCGCGGTCGTAACCCCCACGAGTGGCGTCCGGTACCTCATACCTACTAACAACGCCGTCGATGCGCACTGGACGGGCAATGCGTTTAACGATTCTGCCTGGCAATCAGGTACGGCGAGCCTTGGGTTTGAGGACACCCCCGCCGACTTTCAGGACCTCATTCTGACGCCCGTCCCCCAAGGGACGGCGTCGTTGTACGTACGCATCCCCTTTACGGTTACGGACCCAAACACGCTTCTCGATACCCTCCAAATGAAGTACGACGATGGCTTCATTGCTTATCTCAACGGCACACGGATCACGAGCGCCAATGCCCCTGCCCTCAGCGGGTACAATTCCGTAGCAACCGCCCAGCATCCCGACGGTCTGGCGGTCGATTTCGTAGACTTTGACGTAAGCGCCTATTCTGGCGCACTGGTCGTTGGCAGCAACACCCTGGCCATCCACCTGCTCAATCGAAACAGCAGCAGTTCCGATTTGCTGATGGCGCCACGCCTCACAACGACGACGGGGGGCCTGCTCCTGCCGCCGGTCGAGGGGCGGCTATTGGCGCCCACGCCCGCGCGCCCCAACACGAACGTGCTGGCGGGCGCCGTCGAGTTTTCTCGCGTCGGCGGCGCGTTTGCGGGATCATTCCAACTGACCATGTCGTCCGCCGGGCCAAACGAGACGATCCGCTACACCACGGATGGAACCCTGCCGACCGCCGCTTCGCCCGCGTACAGCGGCGCGATCACCGTGAGTGCGACGACGCAGTTCCATGCCCGGGCCTATGGGCCCGTGGGGCAGCTTGGCCCGGTCACCGTCGAGACCTACTCGCACACCGAGGCGTCGACGTTCAGCTTCACGTCGGACCTGCCGATTGTCGTCATCGAGAACCTCGGCCAGGGCGTGCCCGGGGAAGAGTTTGAGGACGCCGCGCTGGCGCTCTACGACATCGACGAGGAGACGGGGCGCAGCGCGCTCTCCCACCCCGCTGACGTCACGACCCTCATCGGCCAACATCGACGCGGGTCGAGCACGCTGAACAACCCCAAGCCGAATCTCCGCATCGAGCTGCGCGACGCTTTCGGTGAAGACCAAAGCATGTCCCTGTTGGGGATGCCCGACGAGTCGGATTGGATCCTGTCCGGTCCCTACCGGTTCGATCGCGCCATGATCCGGGACACGCTGCTGCACGACCTCAGCAATCAGATGGGCCGCTACGCCGTGCGTACCCGCTTCGTCGAGGTCTACGCCAACACCAATGGCGGCTCGCTCGACGGCGGTGACTACCTGGGTGTTTACGTGTTGATGGAGAATATCAAGCGGGACGGCGATCGGGTCGATATCGACGCCCTGGAGCCCGGTCATAATTCCGAGCCCGAGATCACCGGCGGATACATCATCAAGATCGACCGCGCAGACGGTGAGTCTGGCAGTAGTTGGTCGACCTCGCGGGGCGTGCCGAACCGAGGGGGAGCTCGCTTCGTGCACGTCGAACCCGAGCGGGCCGATATGACCGATGAACAGGTGTCCTACATCCGCGGTTACGTGCAGGACCTGGAAGACGCCCTCTACGGTCCGAACTCAACCGACCCGATCCTCGGCTACGAAGCCTATCTGGACGTGGAGGCGTCGATCGATCACCACATCCTTCGCGTGTTTTCGCTCGAGCCCGATGCGTTGGGGCTGAGCACCTTTCTCACCAAGGACCGCGATGGAAAGCTGAGTTTCGGGCCGCTTTGGGACTCAGATCGATCGATGGGTTCCGACGGCGACCTTCGCTCCTCCAACCCGGAAGCATGGTTCTCCGGTGTAGACTTTTTCGAGTTTGACTGGTGGGGCGAACTGTTCAAGGACCCCGATTTCTTGCAGGGGTGGGTCGATCGCTGGCAAGAGCTGCGCCAGACAACGCTCAGTGACGCGAACCTGTTGGCGACGATAAACGCTCAAGCCTCGCAACTCGCCGAGGCTCAGGCCCGGAACTTCGCGCGTTGGCCAGAAGTGGCGCCCAACGGGGGCGAGTTTGCCCAGCCGGGGCTGACCGGATGGGAAGCCGAGGTGAGCCACCTGGCTGGGTGGGTGTTGGCGCGTGCGAGTTGGATTGATGGGCAACTGATCGCCGCCCCGACGCTGGCCCCCAACCCGGGGAACGTATCGGCGGGTGTTCAAGTGGTTCTCGCCTCCAACCAGCCCGGCGCCGACATCTACTACACGCTCGACGGGACCGATCCCCGGTCGGAAGGCGGCGGCATTTCGCCTACGGCGATGCTCTTTACAGCGCCCATCGCCATCAACGCGACGACGCAGGTTACCGCCCGAGCGATGGGGACGCCCGCCGAAAGCGTCGGGCAGACCCCGGGCGTCAGCCCCTGGAGCCGGGCGGTCGCGGGTCTGTACGCGGTAGAGGTCCCTGCCTCGTCCGCCAATCTGCGGATCACGGAGTTGCACTACCATCCCGCTGATCCATCTCCGAGCGAACTCAACGCGGTTCCCGGCACAGACGAAGACGATTTCGAGTTTGTTGAGTTGCTCAATGTGAGCGACGACGCGATCAGCCTGAACCAGGTGAGGCTGGGCGAGGCCGTCGACTTCGACTTTAGCACGGGCTTGATCACGTCACTCGCGCCGGGCGAAACAGCCTTGGTCGTCAAGAACATCGCGGCGTTTGAAGCGCGGTACGGGACCGGCTTCCCAATCGCTGGCGAATACTCCGGCAAGTTCGCGGATAGCGGCGAGCGTGTCACGCTCGCCGATAGCACCGGCCTGCTGATTCATGATTTCACGTACTCCGATGCCGCTCCGTGGCCCGCTGCCGCCGACGGCGACGGCCCTTCGTTGGAGGTCATTGACGCACTTGGCAGTCTCAGTCAGCCGACGAATTGGCGTATCAGCGCAGCGGATGGCGGGACGCCTGGCGTAGCACAGGCCTTGGGGTTGGTCGGCGACTATGATCGCAACGGCTTCGTGGAAGAGGCAGACTACGGCATCTGGAGGAGCACGTTTGGATCGACCGTCGATCTCCGCGCAGATGGCAACGGCGACCAGGTTGTCGACGCGGCGGACTACACGGTCTGGCGGGACAACCTGGGGCAGCCCGCCGTAGCCTCCTTGGCAGTAGCGACCGCCGCCCTAGATGGTTCGGTTTCGCCAGTCGGGGTGAAGGCTGAAGCAGTGGCCGCGCTGGCGGCGCCGTTCGAGGACGGCCAAGCTCTCAAGAGTGACGCCTGGGTGCAGGCCGCCTACTCGCAACTGGTGGCTAGTCAAGTTGCGCCGACGGCCAAGCTGCCCAGAGGACGGCATGAAGCGTCGTCTGATCTGGCGCAGCCGCAGACCTCCCCTGCAGTCCACCCATGGAGCCGGGATACGGCGTTCTTGAGGCACGAGCTTCAGAGCGGCGACCGTCGGGCGGTGCGTGACGCCTCGACGGGCCGCCCACACGGGCTGGGCGGCGCAGGGAGCAAAGCGTCCCGGGCGGTCGACGAGGTGTTCGCCGAGTGGACGGCGTTTCGCCGAGGCCACAACGTTCAAGGCTCGGCCTTGTCGGACAGTCGCTAG
- a CDS encoding DUF1559 domain-containing protein, whose translation MAWSTRSAPRSARPTVGGFTLVELLVVVIAIIGILVALLLPAVQSAREAARRSQCTNNLKQFALAMHSYESAQGKFPKGIDGNAAIGLNATAQVFLLPYMEETSIEEGWDYNAKADGNFPSAGVRIPSFFCPSDDAGGRLVATTNANRLFSRSNYVTCFGSTTMLADQGAQPIWNKHNGSLVDFSNDGAFGVDSKTTFAKMTDGSSNVIVASEVLSGRDDDGTNAGSCSSTFCVDVRGVWTSFLPGASWYTHFNTPNGVADAGPIGGAGRSWLVNETNPWMPAIPGAGDKYDQFHASARSVHPGGVLAAYGDGHVDFIPDEIDALTWRARAAIDDGNVVSPQ comes from the coding sequence ATGGCTTGGTCAACTCGATCGGCGCCACGTAGCGCGCGACCCACCGTCGGGGGCTTCACGCTCGTCGAGCTGCTGGTGGTGGTGATCGCCATCATCGGCATCCTCGTCGCGCTGTTGCTGCCCGCGGTCCAGTCGGCGCGCGAAGCGGCGCGTCGGTCGCAATGCACCAACAACCTCAAGCAGTTCGCGCTGGCGATGCACAGTTACGAGTCCGCCCAGGGGAAGTTCCCGAAGGGGATCGATGGGAACGCCGCGATCGGGCTCAACGCGACCGCCCAGGTCTTCTTGCTCCCTTATATGGAGGAGACTTCGATCGAGGAGGGCTGGGACTACAACGCGAAGGCCGACGGGAACTTCCCTTCGGCCGGCGTACGGATCCCTTCGTTCTTCTGTCCGTCCGATGACGCGGGGGGGAGGCTTGTGGCGACAACCAACGCGAATCGACTTTTTTCCCGCTCAAACTACGTCACCTGTTTCGGCAGCACGACGATGCTTGCCGATCAGGGGGCTCAGCCCATTTGGAACAAGCACAACGGCAGTCTTGTTGACTTCTCCAATGACGGGGCGTTCGGGGTGGATAGCAAGACCACATTCGCAAAGATGACCGACGGGAGCTCCAACGTGATCGTCGCCAGTGAGGTCCTGAGTGGCAGGGATGATGACGGCACCAATGCGGGAAGTTGCAGTTCCACGTTCTGTGTCGATGTCCGCGGGGTTTGGACATCCTTCCTGCCCGGGGCCTCGTGGTACACCCACTTCAACACGCCCAACGGCGTCGCAGACGCGGGGCCGATCGGGGGAGCGGGACGTAGCTGGTTGGTCAATGAGACGAACCCATGGATGCCGGCGATCCCTGGCGCCGGCGACAAGTACGATCAGTTTCACGCCAGCGCTCGCAGCGTCCATCCGGGTGGGGTGCTGGCCGCCTACGGAGACGGCCACGTCGACTTTATCCCCGACGAGATCGACGCCCTCACCTGGAGGGCGCGTGCCGCGATCGATGACGGCAACGTTGTATCCCCTCAATGA
- a CDS encoding class I SAM-dependent methyltransferase gives MLRYLLFPVETITYGPSYGWIRLMVRSPRPLDPDEVWERITGRLPPAFDWLRKNYPPTFMRSLLIAGKMRQAHVRGIAAHYDVSNAFYELFLDSKYMFYTCADFPTGRETIEEAQAIKADHLVSLIDPKPGERILELGCGWGAMLKRIYEETHDKANLHGFTLSQEQVAYNGDNNGFNVEFRDFIKTDYPAEHYDKIYSIGAWEHVRPKDIFPLMQKLHGALKPGGRLVQHFFCRNEKRIPTTAVAGQVFFPGSLNSAYADHVKWNEAAGFTITQRSIHDYRPTLRAWFENLVANRDRAIELVGVETYNRYLVFFPSAYRYFDDGVGMLVRWVMQKR, from the coding sequence ATGCTCCGCTACCTGCTGTTCCCGGTCGAGACAATCACCTACGGCCCCTCGTACGGCTGGATACGGCTGATGGTGCGTTCGCCGCGGCCGCTCGACCCGGACGAGGTTTGGGAGCGGATCACCGGGAGGCTGCCGCCGGCGTTCGACTGGCTGCGGAAGAACTACCCGCCGACATTCATGCGGAGCCTGCTGATCGCGGGCAAGATGCGCCAAGCCCACGTCAGGGGCATCGCGGCGCACTACGACGTCTCCAACGCCTTCTACGAGCTGTTCCTCGACAGCAAGTACATGTTCTACACGTGCGCCGACTTCCCGACGGGCCGCGAAACCATCGAGGAAGCGCAGGCGATCAAGGCGGACCACCTCGTCTCGCTCATCGACCCCAAACCGGGCGAGCGGATCCTCGAACTGGGCTGCGGCTGGGGCGCGATGCTCAAGCGGATCTACGAAGAGACCCACGACAAGGCCAACCTGCACGGCTTCACGCTGTCCCAGGAGCAGGTCGCCTACAACGGGGACAACAACGGGTTCAACGTCGAGTTCCGCGACTTCATCAAGACCGACTATCCCGCTGAGCACTATGACAAGATCTACTCGATCGGCGCCTGGGAGCACGTCCGCCCGAAGGACATCTTCCCACTGATGCAGAAGCTGCACGGGGCGCTCAAGCCGGGGGGCCGCCTCGTGCAGCACTTCTTCTGCCGCAACGAGAAGCGGATCCCCACCACCGCGGTCGCCGGGCAGGTGTTTTTCCCGGGATCGCTCAACTCCGCGTACGCGGACCACGTGAAGTGGAACGAGGCCGCCGGGTTCACGATCACGCAGCGCTCTATCCACGACTACCGCCCGACGCTGCGGGCGTGGTTCGAGAACCTGGTCGCCAACCGCGACCGGGCGATCGAGCTGGTGGGCGTCGAGACCTACAACCGCTACCTGGTTTTCTTCCCGTCCGCGTACCGCTACTTCGACGACGGCGTGGGGATGCTGGTGCGGTGGGTGATGCAGAAGCGGTGA
- a CDS encoding nucleoside hydrolase: MLSTRLPLAALLLLAATAGAAAAEQPVRLIFDTDMGNDVDDALALGVIHALADRGECELLAVTLTKDHPLCAPYVDLVNTFYGRGDTPIGVTHSGVTPQESRFLPLAQATDNGALRYPHDLTSGDQAAEAIGLLRRVLAEQPDRSVVIVQVGFSTNLAALLDSPPDGRCPLNGRDLAQAKVKFVSAMAGAYGPVDGRPKREYNVEKDASSARAVAAGWPTPIVFSGFEVGQAVRYPAASIENDFRYASHHPLAEAYQLYQPTPHERPCWDLTSVLYAIRPCRGYFGLSPAGRVAVQQDATTRFTPSADGPHRFLTVDRDQVLRTTEALAQLASQPPRLGPGLQAAP, from the coding sequence ATGCTATCGACCCGCCTGCCCCTCGCGGCGCTGCTGCTCTTGGCCGCCACGGCGGGCGCCGCGGCGGCCGAGCAGCCGGTACGGCTGATCTTTGACACCGACATGGGCAACGACGTCGACGACGCGCTCGCCCTGGGGGTGATCCATGCGCTCGCCGATCGGGGAGAATGCGAGCTGCTGGCGGTCACCCTCACCAAGGACCACCCGCTATGCGCGCCGTACGTCGACTTGGTCAACACCTTCTACGGGCGGGGCGACACGCCGATCGGCGTGACGCACAGCGGGGTCACCCCGCAGGAGAGCCGCTTCTTGCCCCTCGCCCAGGCGACGGACAACGGAGCGCTGCGGTACCCGCACGACCTGACTTCCGGCGATCAAGCAGCCGAGGCGATCGGGCTGTTGCGACGCGTCCTTGCCGAGCAGCCCGACCGGTCGGTCGTCATCGTGCAGGTCGGTTTTTCGACCAACCTGGCTGCGCTACTCGATTCGCCCCCCGACGGGCGCTGCCCACTGAATGGGCGCGACCTTGCCCAGGCCAAGGTCAAGTTCGTCAGCGCGATGGCGGGGGCGTACGGGCCGGTCGACGGCCGGCCCAAGCGTGAGTACAACGTCGAGAAGGACGCCTCGTCGGCCCGCGCGGTGGCCGCCGGGTGGCCGACGCCCATTGTTTTCAGCGGTTTCGAAGTGGGGCAGGCCGTCCGGTACCCGGCCGCGAGCATCGAGAACGACTTCCGCTACGCGTCGCACCACCCGCTGGCGGAGGCGTACCAGCTCTACCAGCCGACCCCCCACGAGCGTCCCTGCTGGGACCTCACCAGCGTGCTCTACGCGATCCGGCCCTGCCGCGGCTACTTCGGCCTCTCTCCCGCTGGCCGCGTCGCGGTCCAGCAGGACGCGACAACCCGGTTCACACCCTCCGCGGACGGGCCGCACCGGTTCTTGACGGTCGATCGCGACCAGGTATTGAGAACGACCGAAGCCCTGGCTCAGCTCGCCAGTCAGCCCCCCCGACTCGGCCCGGGTCTCCAGGCCGCCCCTTAG
- a CDS encoding Gfo/Idh/MocA family protein produces MKRRRFLKTSLAALAAGAVGSHAFARNVDKRPRVGLIGAGWYGKTDLYALCQVAQVDVVGLADPDSKMLDEAALRAARWQESNKQPRTYRDYREMLGNHGLDIVLIGTPDHWHALPMIQAVQQGADVYCQKPISVDVVEGQAMLAAARRHTRVVQVGMQRRSTPHMVQAIEEVIEPGLLGAIGHVEICCYYHMRDNRKAEDAAPPPHLDYDLWTGPAPMRPYNPLVHPRRWRLFTEYGNGIMGDMGVHMLDMVRWMLKLGWPSRVYSDGGIRVDRGGTANIPDTQTACFTFPAFDVVWTHRSWGESAKPEYPWGAFIYGEKGTLKASVNRWEFEPHAAGKKLRREVVNEFDKYPQDQQEKDLDPLTAAANRRHQRDFLEAIQQRSRPVADIEQGHISAASCILANLSMRLGRQLAWDAEKHAVVDDPDANKLLARPYRAPWVHP; encoded by the coding sequence ATGAAACGCCGCCGCTTTCTCAAGACCAGCCTCGCCGCCCTGGCGGCCGGCGCGGTCGGTTCTCACGCCTTCGCCCGGAACGTCGACAAGCGCCCCCGGGTGGGGCTCATCGGTGCTGGGTGGTACGGGAAGACCGACCTCTATGCGCTCTGCCAAGTGGCGCAGGTCGACGTGGTCGGTCTGGCCGACCCCGATTCCAAGATGCTCGACGAGGCCGCCCTGCGGGCGGCCCGCTGGCAGGAGTCCAACAAACAGCCGCGCACGTACCGAGACTACCGCGAGATGCTGGGGAATCACGGGCTGGACATCGTGCTGATCGGGACCCCCGATCACTGGCACGCGCTGCCGATGATCCAGGCGGTCCAGCAGGGCGCTGACGTCTACTGTCAGAAGCCGATCAGCGTAGACGTGGTCGAGGGCCAGGCGATGCTCGCCGCGGCGAGGCGGCATACGCGGGTGGTCCAGGTCGGCATGCAGCGTCGTTCGACGCCGCACATGGTGCAAGCGATCGAAGAAGTGATCGAACCGGGCCTGCTGGGAGCGATCGGCCACGTCGAGATTTGTTGTTACTACCACATGCGGGACAACCGCAAGGCGGAGGACGCCGCGCCCCCGCCGCATCTGGACTACGACCTCTGGACGGGGCCCGCGCCCATGCGGCCCTACAACCCGCTGGTGCATCCCCGCCGGTGGCGGCTGTTCACCGAGTACGGCAACGGGATCATGGGCGACATGGGGGTCCACATGCTCGACATGGTGCGGTGGATGCTGAAGCTCGGCTGGCCCAGCCGGGTCTACTCCGACGGCGGGATCCGTGTCGACCGGGGGGGCACGGCGAACATCCCCGACACCCAAACCGCCTGCTTCACGTTCCCCGCTTTCGATGTCGTGTGGACCCACCGCTCCTGGGGCGAAAGCGCCAAGCCCGAGTATCCGTGGGGGGCGTTTATCTACGGTGAGAAGGGGACCCTCAAGGCAAGCGTCAATCGCTGGGAGTTCGAGCCCCACGCAGCGGGCAAGAAGCTACGCCGAGAGGTCGTCAACGAGTTCGACAAGTACCCGCAGGATCAGCAAGAGAAAGACCTCGACCCCCTCACCGCGGCGGCCAACCGGCGGCACCAACGCGACTTTCTCGAGGCGATCCAACAGCGGAGCCGCCCCGTGGCGGACATCGAGCAGGGGCACATTTCGGCCGCCAGCTGCATCCTGGCTAACCTCTCGATGCGGCTCGGCCGGCAGCTCGCCTGGGATGCAGAGAAGCACGCGGTGGTCGACGACCCCGACGCCAACAAGCTCCTGGCCCGCCCCTACCGCGCGCCCTGGGTTCATCCGTAG
- a CDS encoding nucleoside hydrolase-like domain-containing protein, whose product MSAWNHRGHGVLRFLILPSYPASKFTLATVRSTEIRPQQQPPPFGRCASPGKAIVRNSATILLLEIACLASVALACLNAKGEPGAAPTVDSPRPRVLVTSDGEIDDECSMVRFLLYANEWDIEGIITSSSQYHWRGHKWAGDDWVQPYLRAYAEVYPNLLTHDSRYPTPEHLQAVTFLGNVEAEGEMEAITPGSQQIVKVLLDESDNRPVWVQAWGGTNTIARALKTIEESHPEKMAYVANKLRLFLIWEQDATYQDYIRPHWGKYEIPTIISDQFLALAYYWDTIIPPEQRAFFVGKWMNQHVLKDHGPLCSLYKAKVNGDFRSEGDSPAFMHTIPNGLRSLESPGWGGWGGRYTRVRDNTWLDPVADRAYQYPEGRWYTGSAWGRRRIKDERPDDRELAAYLKPIWRWSDAFQNDFASRADWCVKRYGESNHPPVAALAHANNLKARPKATVNLSAQGTSDPDGDKLDYRWWHYQEPSSYGGTIEIEDFKMQEASLTAPSDAAAGETIHIVCEVTDHGSPPLTRYQRVVVEVE is encoded by the coding sequence ATGTCGGCGTGGAACCACAGAGGTCATGGCGTTCTGCGCTTCCTCATTCTTCCTTCTTATCCGGCGTCCAAGTTTACCTTAGCCACCGTTCGGTCTACCGAGATCCGTCCACAACAACAGCCGCCGCCTTTTGGTCGGTGCGCGTCGCCGGGGAAAGCCATCGTGAGAAACTCCGCCACGATCTTACTCTTAGAGATAGCCTGTCTAGCGAGCGTCGCACTTGCCTGCCTGAACGCAAAAGGCGAGCCAGGCGCCGCTCCGACAGTCGATTCGCCGCGGCCTCGCGTTCTCGTCACCAGCGACGGCGAGATTGACGACGAGTGCTCGATGGTGCGCTTCCTGCTCTACGCGAACGAGTGGGACATCGAGGGCATCATTACTTCAAGCTCTCAGTACCATTGGCGCGGGCACAAATGGGCCGGTGACGACTGGGTTCAGCCGTACCTTCGCGCCTACGCGGAGGTCTATCCAAATCTCTTAACGCACGACTCGCGGTACCCTACGCCCGAGCATCTCCAAGCGGTGACGTTCCTTGGCAACGTGGAAGCCGAGGGCGAGATGGAAGCCATTACGCCCGGTTCACAGCAGATCGTCAAAGTACTCTTAGACGAATCGGACAACCGCCCCGTGTGGGTCCAGGCCTGGGGCGGGACGAACACGATCGCCCGCGCGCTGAAGACGATCGAAGAGTCGCATCCGGAGAAGATGGCCTACGTAGCGAACAAGCTCCGCCTCTTCCTCATCTGGGAGCAAGACGCGACTTACCAAGATTACATCCGGCCTCACTGGGGCAAGTACGAGATCCCAACGATTATCTCCGACCAGTTCCTCGCCCTCGCGTACTACTGGGATACGATCATCCCGCCTGAGCAGCGGGCGTTCTTCGTCGGCAAGTGGATGAACCAGCACGTCCTCAAGGACCACGGCCCGCTCTGCTCGCTCTACAAGGCAAAGGTGAACGGCGACTTCCGTTCCGAGGGGGACTCGCCCGCCTTCATGCACACGATCCCCAATGGGCTCAGGAGTCTCGAATCACCCGGCTGGGGCGGCTGGGGCGGGCGCTATACGAGGGTACGCGACAACACGTGGCTCGACCCGGTCGCTGACCGGGCGTACCAGTATCCTGAGGGTCGCTGGTACACCGGGTCAGCCTGGGGACGCAGGCGGATCAAGGACGAACGTCCCGATGATCGGGAGCTAGCGGCGTACCTCAAGCCAATCTGGCGTTGGTCCGACGCCTTCCAGAACGACTTTGCGTCGCGTGCCGACTGGTGCGTAAAGCGCTATGGCGAATCGAATCATCCACCCGTGGCAGCGCTAGCCCACGCCAACAATTTGAAGGCTCGGCCGAAGGCGACCGTCAACCTGAGCGCACAGGGTACGAGCGACCCCGACGGTGACAAGCTGGATTACCGATGGTGGCATTACCAGGAGCCGAGCTCGTACGGCGGGACGATTGAGATTGAAGACTTCAAGATGCAAGAGGCCTCGCTGACAGCGCCCTCCGACGCGGCCGCGGGCGAAACGATTCACATCGTGTGCGAAGTGACGGACCACGGCTCGCCACCGCTGACACGGTACCAGCGCGTGGTTGTCGAGGTTGAATAG
- a CDS encoding pectate lyase family protein, producing the protein MHTIMRYVAALLIGSAVATSGFAAELLSFPGAEGYGKHTIGGRGGVVYEVTNLNDSGEGSLRAAVEASGPRTIVFRVSGAIALKKQLTIRNPYITIAGQSAPGDGICLRGFPLMISADEVIVRYLRIRYGDEAGRADDAVSSRYNKNLILDHCSASWSVDEAVSIYHNENVTVQWCLISESLYQSKHDKGHHGFGGIWGSNHSTYHHNLLAHHSSRNPRFASGCGNTD; encoded by the coding sequence ATGCACACAATAATGCGGTACGTTGCTGCCCTGCTGATCGGTTCCGCGGTCGCGACTAGCGGCTTTGCCGCCGAGTTGCTTTCCTTCCCGGGCGCCGAGGGTTACGGCAAGCACACCATCGGCGGGCGGGGCGGCGTCGTCTACGAGGTGACTAACCTCAACGACTCGGGGGAAGGGAGTCTTCGCGCAGCGGTCGAAGCGTCGGGCCCTCGGACGATCGTGTTCCGGGTGTCGGGCGCGATTGCATTGAAGAAGCAGCTGACCATCCGCAACCCGTACATCACGATCGCTGGACAATCGGCGCCGGGGGACGGCATCTGCCTGCGTGGCTTTCCGCTGATGATTTCTGCCGATGAGGTCATCGTTCGTTACTTGCGGATTCGATACGGCGATGAGGCGGGACGCGCCGATGACGCGGTCTCGAGCCGCTACAACAAGAACCTGATCCTCGACCACTGCTCCGCCAGTTGGAGCGTCGACGAAGCGGTCTCGATCTACCACAACGAGAACGTCACCGTTCAATGGTGCCTGATCTCGGAGAGTCTCTACCAGTCGAAGCACGACAAGGGTCACCACGGCTTTGGCGGCATCTGGGGTTCGAACCACAGCACCTACCACCACAATCTGCTCGCGCACCACTCGAGTCGCAATCCTCGCTTTGCTTCGGGCTGCGGCAATACAGACTAA